In Lactobacillus sp. PV012, one genomic interval encodes:
- the recF gene encoding DNA replication/repair protein RecF (All proteins in this family for which functions are known are DNA-binding proteins that assist the filamentation of RecA onto DNA for the initiation of recombination or recombinational repair.) translates to MYLENLALKNFRNFSQEIVSFSPDVNIFLGANAQGKTNLLEAIYFLGLTRSHRTSNDKELIKFDEKFAVLNGNLRKNSGQILTNLRLNLSSKGKTAFINRLEQKKLSRYVGEMNAILFSPEDLSLVKGGPGLRRKFMDLEFSQINREYLYFSTQYQKVLHQKNNYLKQLALGKTKDKVFLNVLSEQLATIAGEIIWRRINYLKRLNSYAQVAHQAISNAQEKLEIVYQPSINEILDDDSVENIVDKVKAQFKKLEQSELKSGLTQVGPHRDDIYFLINGKNAREYGSQGQQRTVALSLKLAEIQFIYELTGEYPILLLDDVMSELDHTRQSKLLNYIHGKTQTFITTTDLEGISWEKIKQPRIFKLNSGKISKEEN, encoded by the coding sequence ATGTACCTAGAAAATTTAGCACTGAAGAATTTTCGTAATTTTTCCCAGGAAATTGTTTCATTTAGCCCTGATGTGAACATTTTTTTAGGAGCAAATGCGCAAGGCAAAACTAACTTGCTAGAAGCAATTTATTTTTTGGGACTAACTCGGTCTCATCGCACAAGTAACGACAAGGAATTAATTAAATTTGATGAAAAATTTGCAGTACTAAATGGGAATCTCAGAAAAAATTCTGGCCAAATTTTGACAAATTTACGGCTTAATCTTTCCTCAAAAGGTAAGACAGCATTTATTAATCGCCTTGAACAAAAGAAGCTTTCGCGATATGTGGGAGAAATGAATGCAATTTTATTTTCTCCGGAAGACCTATCATTGGTAAAGGGCGGACCAGGGTTAAGACGCAAATTTATGGACTTAGAATTTAGTCAGATTAATCGCGAATACTTGTATTTTTCAACTCAGTATCAAAAAGTATTACATCAAAAAAATAATTACTTAAAACAGCTAGCTCTTGGGAAAACTAAAGATAAGGTTTTCCTCAATGTTTTATCAGAGCAATTAGCAACTATTGCCGGGGAAATAATTTGGCGCAGAATAAATTATTTGAAAAGGTTAAACAGTTATGCACAGGTTGCTCATCAGGCAATTAGTAATGCACAAGAAAAGCTAGAAATTGTCTATCAGCCATCAATTAATGAAATTTTAGATGATGATTCTGTGGAAAACATTGTGGATAAAGTAAAGGCTCAGTTTAAAAAGCTTGAACAAAGTGAACTAAAATCAGGTTTAACTCAAGTTGGTCCCCATCGTGATGATATTTATTTTTTGATAAATGGTAAAAATGCCCGTGAGTATGGGTCACAAGGGCAGCAAAGAACAGTTGCCTTAAGTTTAAAGTTGGCAGAAATCCAATTTATTTATGAACTAACAGGAGAATATCCAATTTTATTATTAGATGATGTAATGAGTGAGTTAGATCATACAAGGCAAAGTAAATTATTAAATTATATTCATGGTAAAACCCAAACTTTTATTACCACAACGGATTTAGAAGGTATTTCCTGGGAAAAGATAAAACAACCTCGAATTTTTAAACTTAACTCTGGAAAAATTAGTAAAGAGGAGAATTAA
- the gyrB gene encoding DNA topoisomerase (ATP-hydrolyzing) subunit B has product MAEETHTNEQAQEFEKRADAYDASQIQVLGGLEAVRKRPGMYIGSTSAQGLHHLVWEIIDNSIDERLAGFATKIEITVNEDGSVTVQDDGRGIPVDIQEKTGRPALETVFTVLHAGGKFGGGGYKVSGGLHGVGASVVNALSTKLDATVMRDGKKYRIAFDHGRVVEEMHEVGTVDLGEHGTIVHFYPDGDIFTETTTFDDKILKNRIRELAFLNKGLKLTFTDKRKETAETDVYHYEGGIKEYVAYLDRNSEVLFDEPVYVEGDYDGINVEVSLQYTKGYKTTLMTFANNIHTYEGGSHEAGFKSALTRVVNDYARRAKILKDNDDNLSGEDIREGMTAVISIKHPTPQFEGQTKTKLGNSDARAAVDKAFSETFSKFLMENPQVGRKIVEKGQLAARARVAAKRAREVTRKKSGLEIANLPGKLADNTSNDPSISELFIVEGNSAGGSAKQGRSRLTQAILPIRGKILNVEKASMDRILANQEIRSLFTALGTGFGSDFDVSKARYHKLIIMTDADVDGAHIRTLLLTLFYNYMRPMIEKGYVYIARPPLYQVRQGKVEKYLDTDEELREYLGTLQPSPKPVVQRYKGLGEMDPEQLWETTMNPENRRLDRVSPEMAEDADEVFQLLMGNEVGPRRDFIEKNAKYVENLDA; this is encoded by the coding sequence ATGGCTGAAGAAACACATACTAATGAACAGGCTCAAGAATTTGAGAAGCGCGCTGATGCGTATGATGCTAGTCAAATTCAAGTATTAGGTGGTCTTGAAGCAGTTAGAAAAAGACCTGGAATGTACATTGGATCAACTAGTGCGCAAGGTCTTCACCACCTAGTTTGGGAAATTATTGATAACAGTATCGATGAACGTCTAGCAGGATTTGCGACTAAAATTGAAATTACTGTTAATGAAGATGGTAGTGTAACTGTGCAAGATGATGGACGCGGAATCCCAGTTGACATCCAAGAAAAAACTGGTCGTCCAGCTCTTGAGACTGTTTTTACTGTTTTACACGCAGGAGGAAAATTTGGCGGTGGCGGTTACAAAGTTTCTGGGGGTCTACACGGTGTAGGGGCTTCAGTTGTTAATGCACTTTCTACCAAACTTGATGCTACTGTTATGCGTGATGGTAAAAAATATAGAATTGCTTTTGATCATGGACGTGTAGTAGAGGAAATGCATGAAGTAGGAACTGTCGATTTAGGTGAACACGGAACTATCGTGCATTTTTACCCAGATGGAGATATTTTTACTGAAACAACTACCTTTGATGATAAAATTTTAAAAAACCGTATTCGTGAACTTGCCTTTTTAAATAAAGGCTTAAAACTGACTTTTACTGATAAGCGTAAGGAAACTGCAGAGACAGATGTTTACCACTACGAAGGTGGGATTAAGGAATATGTGGCTTACCTTGATCGTAACAGTGAAGTCTTATTTGATGAGCCAGTATATGTTGAAGGAGACTATGATGGGATTAATGTAGAAGTCTCTCTTCAATATACTAAAGGTTATAAAACTACATTAATGACTTTTGCTAATAATATTCACACTTATGAAGGTGGAAGTCATGAAGCAGGATTTAAGAGCGCTTTAACAAGAGTAGTAAATGACTATGCACGTCGTGCAAAAATTTTGAAAGACAATGACGACAATCTTTCTGGTGAAGATATCCGTGAAGGAATGACGGCAGTAATTTCTATTAAACACCCAACACCTCAGTTTGAAGGTCAAACTAAAACTAAGCTAGGTAATTCAGATGCAAGAGCAGCTGTGGATAAAGCTTTTTCTGAAACATTTAGTAAGTTTTTAATGGAAAATCCACAGGTTGGACGCAAAATTGTGGAAAAAGGGCAATTAGCTGCTCGAGCTCGCGTAGCTGCTAAGCGTGCACGTGAAGTTACCCGGAAAAAATCTGGATTAGAAATAGCAAACTTACCTGGGAAATTAGCTGATAATACAAGTAACGATCCAAGTATTTCGGAATTGTTTATTGTCGAAGGAAACTCAGCAGGTGGCTCAGCTAAGCAAGGACGTTCTCGTTTAACGCAAGCAATCTTACCAATTCGTGGGAAAATTTTAAATGTGGAAAAAGCCTCAATGGATAGAATTTTAGCCAATCAAGAAATTCGTTCATTATTTACTGCTTTAGGGACAGGATTTGGGTCAGACTTTGATGTTTCAAAGGCAAGATACCATAAGTTAATTATTATGACTGATGCGGATGTCGACGGGGCCCATATTAGAACTTTATTATTGACGCTCTTCTACAATTACATGCGCCCAATGATTGAAAAGGGATATGTATATATTGCTCGACCACCTTTGTATCAAGTGCGTCAAGGAAAAGTTGAAAAATACTTGGATACTGATGAAGAATTACGTGAATATTTAGGTACTCTTCAACCTAGTCCTAAGCCAGTTGTTCAACGTTACAAAGGACTTGGAGAAATGGATCCAGAACAGTTATGGGAAACAACTATGAATCCGGAAAATCGACGCTTAGATCGAGTAAGCCCTGAAATGGCAGAAGATGCAGATGAAGTTTTCCAATTGTTAATGGGTAATGAAGTTGGCCCAAGAAGAGATTTTATTGAAAAGAACGCTAAATACGTTGAAAACTTAGATGCATAG
- the gyrA gene encoding DNA gyrase subunit A: MDNENQTQDRRIRNVDLTQTMRSSFLDYAMSVIVARALPDVRDGMKPVQRRILYGMNELGVSPDKPYKKSARIVGEVMGKFHPHGDSSIYLAMAHMAQDFSYRYLLVDGHGNFGSVDGDEPAAMRYTEARMSKIAVEMLRDINKETIDWQRNYDDTENEPVVLPARIPNLLVNGANGIAVGMTTNIPPHNLSEVIAGLHMLMKNPDVTTKDLMQAIPGPDFPTGGIVMGRSGIYRAYETGKGNIIVRAKTSIEAQKNGKEQIIITELPFMVNKAELVKKIADLARNKVIDGITGVRDESDQTGMRVTIDVRRDASASVVLNNLFKETQMQANFGMNMVAIVNGAPHFLTLKQMLQYYLDHQEDVVRRRVQFDLKKAQNRAHILEGLRIALDHIDEIIKIIRSSKTSDIAKAQLIQNYGLDDRQSQAILDMRLVRLTGLERDKIESEYNDLQAKIADYKDILAKQERLDDLIYNELIEIQKRFGDDRRTEIAAGEVVSIEDEDLIEQQDVLLTITHNGYVKRMPASEFKVQNRGGRGIKGMGIQDDDFINHLIFTSTHDYLLFFTNKGKVYSKKAYEIPEFGRNAKGLPIINLLQLEKGENVQAVINVAADADDNYLFFVTKYGTVKRTKVSEFENIRRSGLIALTLKDNDELINVLTTDGQQNILIGTHLGYAVTFNENDVRAMGRSAAGVRGINLRENDYVVGAEVLQPDDEVLVISEKGYGKRTAASEYPVKGRGGKGIKTANITEKNGPLAGVTVVKGNEDIMAITDAGVMIRFQLSDVSQTGRSTLGVRLIKVDDDAKVASLTKVIDQDDEENSEE, from the coding sequence ATGGATAACGAGAATCAAACTCAAGATCGACGCATAAGGAATGTTGATCTTACACAAACCATGCGTAGCTCTTTCTTAGATTATGCAATGTCAGTTATTGTAGCTCGTGCATTACCAGATGTAAGAGATGGAATGAAGCCCGTACAACGACGTATTCTTTATGGAATGAATGAATTAGGTGTCTCACCAGATAAGCCTTACAAAAAGAGTGCGAGAATTGTTGGGGAAGTAATGGGTAAATTTCACCCCCACGGTGATTCTTCAATTTATTTAGCCATGGCGCATATGGCCCAGGACTTTAGTTATCGTTATCTTTTGGTAGATGGACACGGAAACTTTGGTTCTGTCGATGGTGATGAACCAGCTGCCATGCGTTATACGGAAGCTAGAATGAGTAAAATCGCCGTTGAAATGCTTCGTGATATTAACAAAGAAACCATTGATTGGCAACGTAACTATGATGACACTGAAAATGAACCAGTAGTTTTGCCAGCAAGAATTCCAAATTTATTAGTTAACGGTGCTAACGGAATTGCAGTAGGGATGACTACAAATATCCCTCCACATAATCTTTCCGAAGTTATTGCAGGATTACATATGTTAATGAAAAATCCAGATGTAACTACTAAGGATTTAATGCAGGCTATTCCTGGACCTGATTTTCCAACTGGTGGAATTGTAATGGGACGTAGTGGGATCTATCGTGCCTATGAAACTGGTAAAGGAAATATAATTGTTCGAGCAAAAACTAGTATTGAAGCACAAAAAAATGGTAAAGAACAAATTATCATTACTGAATTACCCTTTATGGTAAATAAAGCAGAACTTGTTAAAAAGATTGCTGATCTTGCACGTAACAAAGTGATTGATGGAATTACAGGTGTAAGGGATGAATCCGATCAAACAGGGATGCGGGTTACCATTGATGTTCGGCGTGATGCTAGTGCAAGTGTTGTCTTAAATAATCTTTTTAAAGAAACACAAATGCAAGCTAACTTTGGGATGAATATGGTAGCGATTGTAAATGGTGCGCCACACTTTTTGACATTAAAGCAAATGTTGCAGTACTACCTTGATCACCAAGAAGATGTAGTACGTAGGAGAGTTCAGTTTGATTTAAAGAAAGCTCAAAATCGTGCTCATATCCTTGAAGGATTAAGAATTGCGCTTGATCACATTGATGAAATCATTAAAATTATTCGTTCTTCAAAAACTAGTGACATTGCTAAAGCACAATTAATTCAAAATTACGGTTTAGATGATCGTCAATCACAAGCAATTTTGGATATGCGTTTAGTGCGTTTGACTGGATTAGAACGTGATAAGATTGAATCAGAATATAACGATTTACAAGCAAAGATTGCTGATTATAAAGATATTTTAGCCAAGCAAGAACGTTTAGATGATTTGATTTATAACGAATTAATCGAAATTCAAAAACGCTTTGGTGATGATAGAAGAACAGAAATTGCAGCTGGGGAAGTTGTTTCTATTGAAGATGAAGATCTTATTGAACAACAAGATGTACTATTAACTATTACTCATAATGGTTATGTAAAAAGAATGCCAGCTAGTGAATTTAAAGTACAAAATCGTGGTGGACGAGGAATTAAAGGAATGGGAATCCAAGATGACGACTTCATTAACCATTTAATTTTTACTAGCACCCATGATTACCTCTTATTCTTTACCAATAAGGGTAAGGTATATTCAAAGAAAGCTTATGAGATTCCTGAATTTGGCCGTAATGCTAAGGGACTTCCAATTATTAACCTTTTGCAACTAGAAAAAGGTGAAAACGTTCAAGCAGTAATTAATGTAGCAGCAGATGCAGATGATAATTATCTATTCTTTGTTACAAAATATGGTACAGTTAAGAGAACTAAAGTTAGTGAATTTGAAAACATTAGACGTAGTGGATTAATTGCTTTAACACTAAAAGATAACGATGAGTTAATCAATGTGTTAACTACTGATGGACAACAAAATATCTTAATTGGAACGCATTTAGGTTATGCAGTAACTTTTAATGAAAATGATGTCCGTGCTATGGGACGAAGTGCTGCTGGAGTTCGCGGAATTAATTTAAGAGAAAATGACTATGTCGTAGGAGCAGAAGTTTTACAACCAGATGATGAAGTTCTAGTAATTTCTGAAAAAGGGTATGGAAAGAGAACAGCTGCTAGCGAATATCCAGTAAAGGGACGTGGCGGAAAAGGTATTAAAACAGCTAATATCACTGAAAAGAACGGCCCACTTGCTGGAGTAACAGTAGTAAAAGGAAATGAAGATATCATGGCAATTACTGATGCAGGAGTCATGATTCGTTTCCAACTTTCTGATGTTTCTCAAACAGGACGTAGTACTTTGGGAGTAAGATTAATCAAGGTAGACGATGATGCAAAAGTTGCTAGTTTAACCAAAGTGATTGATCAAGATGACGAAGAAAATAGTGAAGAATAA
- the rpsF gene encoding 30S ribosomal protein S6: MEKTKYEVTYIIKPDIDEDSKKALIERFDKVVTDNGAENLESKDWGKKRFAYEMDKYREGTYHIMTFDAENADAVNEFGRLSRIDNQILRSMTVKLDK, from the coding sequence ATGGAAAAGACTAAGTACGAAGTTACTTACATCATCAAGCCTGATATTGATGAAGATTCAAAGAAAGCATTAATCGAACGTTTTGATAAGGTTGTTACCGATAACGGTGCAGAAAACCTTGAATCAAAAGATTGGGGTAAGAAACGTTTCGCTTATGAAATGGATAAATACCGTGAAGGTACTTACCACATCATGACTTTTGATGCAGAAAACGCAGATGCTGTGAACGAATTTGGTCGTCTTTCACGTATTGATAACCAAATTTTACGTTCAATGACTGTAAAATTAGACAAGTAA
- the ssb gene encoding single-stranded DNA-binding protein gives MINNVVLVGRLTRDPDLRTTGSGISVATFTLAVDRNYTNSQGERQTDFINCVIWRKAAETFANFTSKGSLVGVEGSIQTRSYDDKDGKRVYVTEVIVSDFSFLESRRERENRQANGGGYPQPTPSTNQPNTNNFGGNTAPGTGNNGASAPQPQDPFADSNESIDISDNDLPF, from the coding sequence ATGATTAATAATGTTGTACTAGTTGGCCGATTAACACGTGACCCTGATTTACGTACTACTGGAAGTGGAATATCAGTAGCTACGTTTACTTTGGCTGTAGATAGAAATTATACTAATAGTCAGGGTGAACGCCAAACTGACTTTATCAACTGTGTTATTTGGCGTAAAGCAGCAGAAACTTTTGCTAACTTTACTTCAAAGGGTTCATTAGTTGGTGTTGAAGGTAGTATTCAAACTAGAAGTTATGATGATAAAGATGGAAAAAGAGTTTATGTTACTGAGGTAATTGTAAGTGATTTTTCATTCTTAGAATCACGCCGTGAACGTGAAAATCGTCAAGCAAATGGTGGTGGGTATCCACAACCAACTCCAAGCACAAACCAACCAAATACAAATAATTTTGGTGGTAATACTGCTCCGGGAACTGGAAATAATGGAGCATCGGCTCCACAACCACAAGATCCATTTGCTGATTCTAATGAATCTATTGATATTTCAGATAATGATCTTCCATTTTAA
- the rpsR gene encoding 30S ribosomal protein S18, protein MAQQRRGGRRRRKVDYIAANHIDYIDYKDVDLLKRFISERGKILPRRVTGTSAKNQRKLTVAIKRARVMGLLPFVAED, encoded by the coding sequence ATGGCTCAACAAAGAAGAGGTGGCCGTCGTCGTCGTAAGGTTGACTACATTGCTGCTAACCACATCGATTACATCGACTACAAAGACGTAGATTTGTTGAAACGTTTTATCTCTGAAAGAGGTAAGATTTTACCACGTCGTGTCACTGGCACTAGCGCAAAGAATCAACGTAAGTTGACTGTTGCTATTAAGAGAGCTCGTGTAATGGGCTTATTGCCATTTGTCGCAGAAGACTAA
- a CDS encoding magnesium transporter CorA family protein, with amino-acid sequence MIIKETLPGQYNFDYRWYDIYNLDERDIKVLQSQFKLTNEIIQYITDLHERPHFDHDYITNSDLFVYDVPIWPTSDADHFTTLPIKFLMVDHTLFTIHTPDTTYMIEEFRQKGDEDIHSQKELVFAIIFSVTKYFQRALNQLNSQRMVLDNHLSKAIHNRDLQELSQVEKSLVYLSSSIRTNLLMLESLKHTKSGLHMNKAEEEMCDDIIIEVQQSSQMVKIYNEVTEEISKTSNNMLNNNLNNTMQFLTVWSLLLTVPTIVTGFFGMNVDLPVFHNSFDWVLIIVGSIIIMAILLWYLKKHNMM; translated from the coding sequence GTGATTATTAAAGAAACTTTACCTGGTCAATATAATTTTGATTATCGTTGGTATGATATTTACAATTTAGATGAAAGAGATATTAAGGTATTGCAATCTCAATTTAAATTAACCAATGAGATTATTCAATATATTACTGACTTGCATGAACGTCCTCACTTTGATCATGATTATATTACCAATAGTGATTTGTTTGTTTATGATGTGCCGATTTGGCCAACTTCTGATGCAGACCATTTTACTACTTTGCCAATCAAATTTTTAATGGTGGATCATACGCTCTTTACTATCCATACGCCTGATACCACATATATGATTGAAGAGTTTCGCCAAAAAGGTGACGAGGATATTCATAGCCAAAAAGAACTAGTTTTTGCCATTATTTTTTCAGTGACAAAGTATTTTCAACGAGCATTAAATCAATTAAATAGCCAACGAATGGTATTGGATAATCATTTAAGTAAAGCAATTCATAATCGAGATTTACAAGAATTATCGCAGGTTGAAAAAAGTTTGGTATATCTTTCAAGTTCTATTAGAACAAACTTATTAATGCTTGAAAGCTTAAAGCACACAAAATCTGGCCTTCATATGAATAAAGCAGAAGAAGAAATGTGTGATGATATTATTATTGAAGTTCAACAATCTTCTCAAATGGTTAAGATTTATAACGAAGTTACGGAAGAGATTTCAAAAACTTCCAATAATATGTTGAATAACAATCTAAACAACACAATGCAATTTTTAACTGTTTGGTCGCTTCTTTTAACAGTGCCCACAATTGTAACAGGTTTTTTTGGAATGAATGTTGATTTACCTGTTTTTCACAATTCTTTTGATTGGGTCTTAATTATTGTCGGCTCGATTATCATCATGGCAATTCTGCTCTGGTATTTGAAAAAGCATAATATGATGTAG